From a single Osmerus mordax isolate fOsmMor3 chromosome 6, fOsmMor3.pri, whole genome shotgun sequence genomic region:
- the LOC136943850 gene encoding histone-lysine N-methyltransferase ASH1L-like, which translates to MTCDPAPQTASRHPSAKAPKKVCTKSRTPSVDEPPPPRRSSKPTPAEELLLGYVEAPEPPVLDRVLDIGPAPTSLPAPTSLPDPTSLPDPSPPARKRGRPKRLTASPEPQDQRSALPPSEGTEKGQRRSRQLNIRRIIGEMKKRKRRGLPRHILSGFGGREGRRGGEEGGETSPGGVGQTCGSTLVASHTLSSLSCSFGGKLGPQINVSKRGTIYMGKRRGRKPKALSANPAPQSGLFSSLPGPSLFSSPLPHPFPSPSLTHSSGAQSPYSEGSLTEPTSSLLFPHPFSLPSPSSSCTSPRNIPPSSSSSLSPFAKRSCPCRGRHHFPFHHPSCKLSTPHHHPAASPAHLKEATPSPVSESLSEETLPSDSGIGTDNNSVSERGERRGGRGGGVMFRRTPEVTRLGAGLGGQRGPSSTVLDHPASVSSPLSPLLRHAHPVTATAALERHRERERHRHRRRGYDCISPCSCLCPCPGHSKCTQLEFCPCLGQNSLKRLKNKHKRKHQQQHLLSHDPAFLSELEDLIGQFSEVHIGRRGWARAGQGQSYEGAPGGRRHHSSSQHHVRSNVYRINLNGFYSPHPSSYPPHPYAPHPLYPCQALHCRKADRRHCGCSSKFQEAVEDLGFYRGYPAPGLYPHPHLHPSFPLPPPHQYTPHHPQHPHLLLNPARFHRRRSRQPREGELRGEGEGEGGSVFPPGHAVCGCGRMEHKHKHRKHRHRAGERRAEGELEEEEEEQPRSEFTRGSEDAGRRGGRSGGSVGSPWQLKNGKESPSTSAAANTASSSSSSSAERLKNTSLTCLGLGSSHLSSFGGSWLKRGGLGGLRPPAPSWVAFTGGRWTGAVGGSSREEETHLYGSSPPPTHTNLFTSAATTAGGRDARTGAANGKPGSGGVSQRREGPSWTDRRGAAPGPAPWCGGQLSVSSRGQKHQRGLLGSAEGRRRGPGRPRKHPLAPPTGSPPSPEPPEAPSMGTEGERGGGGDAVEEEEEEEAVHCVLNQCLSLFLSLFSLSLSVVSFSSSSFLSLSSGEGKPGSHASSVCTGQSEPSQASPQTPSVQLDERVGGPPRKTFQRAGLYSDDYKTTDPLQGSGEREEDDPGDRDYSLLPAPSNVGKYLRLKRIDFQLPYDILWLWRHRQLHHDPDAPVHRKRSFYRPKDRPVSPRPFTNQGSPGDTNMFPLLDLEPVTSTERCFVLKHRVFLLRNREQIRERQLRLRRDGGREGEREGGREGEREGEREGDLDCAGGARDDSSIKSGQPMEVKEVVSTNAPHFKTPPSLCARPHQSGTLNTEEEDAGGAGEEEVHKREQQRERLNTGEEEEVHKREQQRERLNTLLLKLKRA; encoded by the exons ATGACCTGTGACCCCGCCCCCCAGACAGCATCTAGACACCCATCGGCCAAGGCCCCCAAAAAAGTCTGCACCAAATCCCGGACACCGAGCGTTGATGAACCCCCACCACCCAGACGCTCTTCCAAACCCACCCCAGCCGAAGAGCTCCTTCTCGGGTACGTCGAGGCTCCGGAGCCACCTGTGTTGGACCGAGTGCTGGATATCGGGCCAGCCCccaccagcctcccagcccccaccaGCCTCCCAGACCCTACCAGCCTCCCagaccccagcccccctgccagGAAGCGAGGGCGCCCCAAGCGACTAACCGCCAGCCCcgagccccaggaccagaggagcgcccttcccccctctgAGGGGACAGAGAAGGGCCAGAGAAGGAGCAGGCAGCTGAACATCCGCAGGATCATCGGtgagatgaagaagaggaagagaagggggctCCCCCGACACATCCTGTCTGggtttggggggagggaggggaggaggggaggagaggaggggggagagacctcCCCTGGAGGTGTAGGACAGACGTGTGGATCAACATTAGTCGCgtcacacactctgtccagcCTGTCGTGCTCCTTCGGGGGGAAACTGGGCCCTCAGATCAACGTGAGCAAGAGAGGAACCATCTAcatggggaagaggagaggacgtaAGCCCAAAGCGCTCTCTGCTAACCCGGCGCCTCAGTCAGGCCTGTTCTCCAGTCTCCCCGGcccgtctctcttctcctctcccctgccccatcccttcccctccccctccctcacccactccAGTGGAGCTCAGAGCCCCTACAGTGAAGGCAGCCTCACAGAGcccacatcctctctcctcttccctcaccccttctccctgccctccccctcctcctcctgcacctccccccggaacatccccccctcctcctcctcctccctctctcccttcgccAAGAGGAGCTGTCCCTGTCGGGGTCGACATCACTTCCCCTTCCACCATCCGTCCTGCAagctctccaccccccaccaccacccggCAGCCTCCCCTGCCCACCTCAAAGAGGCCACGCCCTCGCCCGTCAGCGAGTCGCTCAGCGAGGAGACGTTGCCTAGCGACAGTGGCATCGGCACGGACAACAACAGCGTCTCGGAGcgcggagagaggaggggggggcgaggcGGGGGGGTCATGTTCAGGAGGACCCCAGAGGTCACAAGGTTGGGGGCGGGGCTCGGGGGTCAGAGGGGACCCTCGTCAACGGTACTGGACCACCCTGCCTctgtgtcctcccccctctcccccctcctcagacaCGCCCACCCCGTGACCGCCACGGCCGCCCTTGAGCGCCaccgagagcgagagagacacagacacaggcggAGGGGGTACGACTGCATCTCCCCATGCTCctgtctctgcccctgccccgGCCACAGCAAGTGCACACAGCTGGAGTTCTGCCCCTGCCTGGGGCAAAACTCCCTGAAGAGgctgaaaaacaaacacaagagGAAACACCAGCAGCAACACCTGCTCTCGCACGACCCCGCCTTCCTGTCGGAGCTGGAGGACCTGATTGGCCAGTTCAGCGAGGTCCACATTGGGCGCCGGGGATGGGCCAGAGCAGGACAGGGGCAGAGCTACGAGGGGGCCCCGGGGGGCAGGAGacaccactcctcctcccagcatcaCGTCCGCTCCAACGTCTACAGGATCAACCTGAACGGCTTCTACTCCCCGCACCCCTCCTcgtaccccccccacccctacgccccccaccccctgtaccCCTGCCAGGCTCTTCACTGCCGGAAGGCCGACCGCCGTCACTGCGGCTGCTCCTCCAAGTTCCAGGAGGCCGTGGAAGACCTGGGCTTCTACAGGGGCTACCCCGCCCCCGGCCTGtacccccacccacacctccacccctccttccccctgccgCCCCCTCACCAgtacaccccccaccacccccagcacccccacctGCTCCTCAACCCCGCCCGCTTCCACCGCAGGAGGAGCCGGCAGCCCAGGGAGGGggagctgaggggggagggcgagggggagggagggtctgtGTTTCCTCCCGGTCACGCCGTCTGTGGCTGTGGCAGgatggaacacaaacacaaacaccgtAAACACCGGCACCGCGCCGGCGAGCGCCGGGCCGAgggggagctggaagaggaggaggaggagcagccgaGGTCAGAGTTCACCAGGGGCTCCGAGGACGCGGGTAGAAGAGGGGGCAGAAGCGGGGGGTCAGTGGGGTCGCCATGGCAACTCAAGAATGGAAAGgagtccccctccacctccgccGCAGCTAACACagcctcttcatcatcctcgtcCTCGGCGGAGAGGCTTAAGAACACGTCCCTCACATGCCTGGGGCTCGGCTCCTCTCACCTGTCCTCGTTTGGTGGCAGCTGGCTGAagagagggggcctgggggggctcaggccccctgctccctcctgggTGGCCTTCACAGGGGGCCGGTGGACAGGTGCGGTGGGGGGGtcctccagagaggaggagacacaccTGTAcggctcctccccacccccaacacacaccaacctcTTCACCTCTGCTGCCACCACAGCCGGAGGGAGGGACGCAAGGACCGGGGCGGCCAATGGGAAGCCAGGGAGCGGAGGCGTgtcacagaggagggaggggccatCGTGGACggacaggagaggagcag CTCCAGGGCCTGCTCCCTGGTGCGGGGGGCAGCTCTctgtgtccagcagggggcagaaaCATCAGCGTGGCCTCCTGGGCAGTGcggaaggcaggaggagggggcctgGGAGGCCCCGGAAgcaccccctggccccccccacgggatcccccccctccccggagcCCCCGGAGGCCCCCAGCATgggaacagaaggagagagaggaggagggggggatgccgtggaggaggaggaggaggaggaggcggtg CACTGTGTGCTAAAccagtgcctctctctctttctctctctcttttctctctctctgtctgtcgtctctttctcttcgtcttccttcttgtctCTTAGTTCTGGCGAAGGGAAGCCAGGGAGCCACGCCTCCTCAGTATGCACCGGCCAATCAGAGCCTAGCCAGGCATCGCCCCAAACTCCGTCCGTCCAATTGGATGAGAGGGTGGGCGGGCCTCCCAGGAAGACGTTTCAGAGGGCGGGGCTCTACTCAGATGACTACAAAACTACAGA CCCCCTGCAGgggagcggagagagggaggaggacgacCCCGGAGACAGGGACTACAGCCTGCTGCCTGCTCCCTCAAACGTGG GGAAGTACCTGAGGCTGAAGAGGATTGATTTCCAGCTGCCCTACGACATCCTGTGGCTCTGGAGGCACCGGCAG CTTCACCATGACCCTGACGCCCCTGTGCACAGGAAGAGATCCTTCT ACCGTCCAAAGGACAGACCTGTGTCCCCTCGTCCCTTCACCAAC caggGAAGCCCAGGGGACACCAACATGTTCCCCCTTTTGGACCTGGAGCCCGTGACCAGCACTGAGAG gtGTTTTGTGTTGAAACACCGTGTGTTCCTGTTGAGGAACCGGGAGCAGATACGAGAGAGACAACTGCGGctgaggagagacggagggagagaaggagagagagaaggagggagagaaggagagagagaaggagagagagaaggagatcttGACTGCGCCGGAGGGGCCAGAGACGACAGCAGCATCAAGTCAG GTCAGCCAATGGAGGTAAAGGAGGTTGTGTCCACCAACGCCCCCCACTTTaagacccctccctctctctgtgccagGCCCCAT CAGAGCGGGACCCTGAACACGGAAGAGGAGGATGcaggaggagcgggggaggaggaggtgcacaaGAGGGAACAGCAGAGGGAACGTCTgaacacaggagaggaggaggaggtgcacaaGAGGGAACAGCAGAGGGAACGTCTGAACACGCTGCTCCTGAAACTGAAGCGAGCATGA
- the LOC136943717 gene encoding basic salivary proline-rich protein 4-like, with amino-acid sequence MDQRAKGGTPPPTHTPLPLHPSPPLPLSSAPEDPEKEVGGERRRRREGERGSTGRREQERGGAGHRSEGDGGAVLEVHIEGRCGAAGQRQLQFPGRENTCSEGNVKLRIERLQAKRTKKPPKLLDSYVCKPTIRTYQRQGRGGASRGDTEGGGSGPGKSTPPPAGGAREPGQSQGADLHTSSSPPEPPSSSSLPPPSSSSAAEGVGSVSPAPASPGATASKQVPLKRANKTEVKSDVPPEKVSSLGPSPPMKPCGPPASPTLPLSAQKPGSHGDGVCMPPSHLPDGTAPTERAGAVSSPVTPRPLKSAKVKGRKQNSSSSPAPAVASAGPSPPAEEPLTQNIPTDRPRSPSPSEPPGSGRTALTQRSSTPPALDKERAKKDKAKKEKGKEKKRERGKEPGSKRKSGRKGRDARGKEERGRDPERDERRRRDGNPSPDLHRGTSDHADASGVPAGAADSGEAPQTDTQQPGQTAAPDPPCDGPDETLSLVSTSSPPPPCGPAPPPLGPPPPPRPQTRTAAR; translated from the exons ATGGACCAGAGAGCCAAGGGGggcactcctccacccacacacacccctctccctctccatccctccccccctctccctctgtcttctgcCCCCGAGGACCCCGAAAAGGaagtggggggtgagaggaggagaaggagagagggggagagagggagtaccgggaggagagagcaggagaggggaggtgcagGGCACAGGAGCGAGGGGGACGGCGGTGCAGTACTGGAGGTGCACATAGAGGGGCGCTGTGGCGCTGCAGGGCAGCGGCAGCTGCAGTTCCCTGGCAGAGAGAACACTTGCTCAGAGGGGAATGTCAAGCTGAGGATCGAGAGACTGCAAGCCAAGCGAACCAAGAAACCACCCAAGCTCCTGGATAGCTACGTCTGCAAACCCACAATCAGGACCTaccagaggcagggcaggggtggAGCAAGCCGGGGGGACACCGAGGGTGGAGGGTCCGGGCCGGGGAAGAGCACCCCTCCACCTGCGGGGGGCGCCAGAGAGCCTGGGCAGAGCCAGGGTGCTGACCTCCACACATCTTCCTCTCCACCAGAACCACCGTCATCATCCTCGCTTCCTCCACCATCGTCCTCCTCGGCAGCAGAGGGTGTTGGAAGCGTCAGTCCCGCTCCAGCCAGCCCAGGAGCCACGGCAAGCAAGCAG GTTCCTCTCAAGCGGGCAAACAAGACTGAGGTGAAGTCGGATGTTCCACCTGAGAAGGTCTCCAGCTTGGGCCCTTCACCCCCCATGAAGCCCTGcggcccccctgcctcccccaccctccccctctcagcccAGAAGCCTGGGAGCCATGGAGACGGGGTCTGCATGCCACCTTCACACCTTCCAGACGGTACGGCTCCGACAGAGAGGGCGGGGGCCGTCTCCTCCCCCGTTACCCCTCGCCCCTTAAAGTCCGCTAAGGTCAAAGGTCGAAAACAAAACTCTTCCTCATCGCCTGCCCCTGCAGTCGCGAGCGCCGGGCCGAGCCCCCCAGCCGAGGAGCCTCTGACCCAGAACATCCCCACAGACCGTCCAcgctccccatccccctccgaGCCCCCTGGCTCCGGCCGCACTGCTCTGACGCAGCGCTCATCCACCCCGCCCGCTCTGGACAAGGAACGAGCCAAGAAGGACAAGGccaagaaggagaaagggaaggagaagaagagagagagagggaaggagccaGGCTCTAAGAGGAAGAGCGGGAGGAAGGGACGTGATgccagagggaaggaggagcgggggagagacccggagagggatgagaggaggaggagggatggtaaCCCCAGCCCAGACCTCCACAGGGGGACGTCTGATCATGCCGATGCGTCGGGTGTccctgcaggagcagctgacTCAGGGGAAGCCCCCCAGACAGACACGCAGCAGccaggacagacagcagcacctgaTCCACCGTGTGACGGACCAGACGAAACCCTCTCCCTGGTCAgcacatcctccccccctcccccctgcggccccgcccccccccctctcggcccgccccccccacctcgCCCCCAGACCAGGACAGCCGCCCGCTGA
- the dap3 gene encoding 28S ribosomal protein S29, mitochondrial produces the protein MALQRLSFRLRQTVTHARSLHGSGCGHQLEALAGEPEPQHEPLQVFRTQENDPACHSENHLGQYYTLPPDHPRTLFPHGLPPRFQLQTKTFTEGCVMVRQPALEVISHLRRADYSKPALRYVFYGVKGSGKTMSLCHAVHYCASQGWLVLHIPDAHRWVKNCKELLPSTYNSSRFDQPIQASNWLRNFRITNEHFLSKMTTRQRYVWTKRESTEEGRPLAELVDQGVTRVKSSSDVVGALMKELKLQTADPELQGLRVAVAVDGINALWGRTTLKKEDKSPVAAEELTLVHNLRKLVKNDWCGGAIITTLAQTGSLYTPSSAYLPYELLGEEGFNTMEPFVPVPVSDYSEKEFESCYLYYLNRNWLQHPHSRTEEGKKELIFLSNRNPSLLDRLCAFL, from the exons ATGGCGCTCCAAAGACTGTCCTTCAGATTACGTCAAACG GTGACACATGCACGATCGCTCCATGGCTCTGGGTGTGGCCATCAGCTGGAAGCCCTGGCAGGAGAGCCCGAACCACAACATGAGCCCCTCCAGGTCTTCAGGACGCAGGAAAACGACCCG GCCTGCCATTCGGAGAACCATCTTGGACAGTACTACACTCTGCCCCCAGATCACCCTCGCACTCTCTTCCCGCACGGCCTGCCCCCACGCTTCCAACTGCAG acCAAGACGTTCACTGAGGGCTGTGTGATGGTCAGGCAGCCCGCCTTGGAGGTGATCTCCCACTTGAGGAGAGCCGACTACAGCAAGCCCGCCCTGCGCTACGTGTTCT ATGGAGTGAAGGGGAGTGGAAAGACCATGTCCCTCTGCCATGCTGTTCACTACTGTGCCTCCCAAGGATGGCTGGTGCTGCACATACCAGATG CCCATCGATGGGTGAAAAACTGCAAGGAGCTCCTGCCTTCGACCTATAACAGCTCTCGGTTCGACCAGCCAATTCAAGCTTCTAATTGGCTGCGCAATTTCAGAATCACAAACGAGCACTTCCTGTCCAAG ATGACGACCAGGCAGAGGTACGTGTggacgaagagagagagcacagaagaGGGACGTCCGCTGGCGGAGCTGGTCGACCAG GGCGTGACCCGGGTGAAGAGTAGCAGCGACGTGGTCGGAGCCctgatgaaggagctgaagcttcaGACGGCAGATCCAGAGCTCCAGGGCCTCAGGGTAGCCGTGGCCGTGGACGGGATCAACGCTCTCTGGGGGAGGACGACCCTGAAGAAGGAGGACAAGAGCCCG gtggccGCGGAGGAGCTCACGCTGGTTCATAACTTGAGGAAGTTGGTGAAGAATGACTGG TGTGGAGGGGCTATCATCACGACTCTGGCTCAGACCGGGTCGCTCTACACACCAAGCTCTGCCTACCTGCCATACGAGCTGCtgggagag GAGGGATTCAACACCATGGAGCCCTTTGTCCCAGTTCCAGTCTCGGACTACAGCGAGAAAGAGTTTGAGAGTTGTTACTTGTACTATCTGAACCGCAACTGGTTACAACACCCTCACA GTCGAAccgaggaggggaagaaagagttgATCTTTCTGAGTAACAGAAATCCATCTCTTCTGGATAGACTTTGCGCTTTCctctga